In Panthera tigris isolate Pti1 chromosome D2, P.tigris_Pti1_mat1.1, whole genome shotgun sequence, one DNA window encodes the following:
- the NEUROG3 gene encoding neurogenin-3, translating to MAPHPSGVPAVQATHDTEQPFQGASDAEVTCVASAPPSPARGQGGCAEEEGGGCRGASRKLRPRRGGRSRPKSELALSKQRRSRRKKANDRERNRMHNLNSALDALRGVLPTFPDDAKLTKIETLRFAHNYIWALTQALRIADHNLYGLEPPAPPCEELGSQDGGSPGEWGSLYSPVSQAGSLSPAASLEERPGLQMPASPTGLRPGALAFSDFL from the coding sequence ATGGCGCCGCATCCCTCCGGCGTGCCAGCTGTCCAAGCGACCCATGACACAGAACAGCCCTTCCAGGGCGCCTCGGACGCCGAAGTGACCTGCGTTGCGTCCGCTCCGCCCAGCCCGGCTCGCGGGCAGGGGGGCTGCGCGGAGGAGGAAGGGGGCGGCTGCCGAGGAGCCTCGAGGAAGCTCCGGCCGAGGCGCGGGGGGCGCAGCCGGCCCAAGAGCGAGTTGGCTCTGAGCAAGCAGCGGCGGAGCCGGCGCAAGAAGGCCAACGACCGCGAGCGCAATCGGATGCACAACCTCAACTCCGCGCTGGACGCGCTTCGCGGTGTCCTGCCCACCTTTCCCGACGATGCCAAGCTCACCAAGATCGAGACGCTACGCTTCGCGCACAACTACATCTGGGCGCTGACGCAGGCGCTGCGCATAGCAGACCACAACCTCTACGGGCTGGAGCCGCCCGCGCCGCCCTGCGAAGAGCTGGGCAGCCAGGACGGCGGCTCCCCGGGAGAATGGGGCTCCCTCTACTCTCCGGTCTCCCAGGCGGGCAGCCTGAGTCCCGCCGCCTCGCTGGAGGAGCGTCCGGGGCTGCAGATGCCTGCCTCCCCTACCGGTCTGCGCCCCGGCGCCCTAGCTTTCTCAGACTTTCTATGA